Proteins from a genomic interval of Verrucomicrobiota bacterium:
- a CDS encoding prephenate dehydrogenase/arogenate dehydrogenase family protein, with protein sequence MNRSTFPPHLRYPARVQLKQVTLIGVGLLGGSLGLALKQRGLARRVVGYVRREASVAECAKAGVVDHATLDLSEAVQDANLIVFCTPLAQMRTLAMQMSGQLRPGVLVTDVGSVKTSVIRELAPVLKRAGAVFIGSHPMAGSEKTGPLAARADLFEKAVCIVTPTPQTPPGAVRRLRALWKAVGARVLELSPAQHDELVSRSSHLPHLAAAQLATLVLDPRSPKELAQLCATGFRDTTRIASGSPEMWRDIVSANREALGKSLRAYVRALENLGRLIERGDSAALEKFFNTAKQRRDAWCEQLASRSQE encoded by the coding sequence GTGAATCGCTCGACTTTTCCTCCGCACCTGCGGTATCCTGCCCGCGTGCAACTGAAACAGGTTACATTAATCGGGGTTGGATTGTTGGGCGGGTCCCTCGGTCTGGCGCTCAAACAGCGTGGTCTGGCCCGGCGCGTCGTCGGCTACGTCCGGCGGGAAGCCAGCGTGGCGGAATGCGCCAAAGCCGGCGTGGTGGACCACGCCACCCTGGATTTATCGGAGGCGGTCCAGGACGCGAATCTCATCGTATTTTGCACGCCGCTGGCCCAGATGCGGACGCTGGCCATGCAGATGAGTGGCCAACTTCGTCCGGGCGTACTGGTGACCGATGTCGGCAGCGTCAAAACCAGCGTTATCCGTGAACTCGCGCCCGTATTAAAACGGGCCGGCGCGGTCTTCATTGGCAGCCATCCCATGGCGGGCAGTGAGAAAACCGGGCCGCTGGCGGCCCGCGCGGACCTTTTTGAAAAGGCGGTTTGCATTGTCACCCCCACCCCGCAGACCCCGCCGGGAGCCGTGCGCCGGTTGCGAGCCTTGTGGAAAGCGGTGGGCGCACGCGTCCTCGAATTATCCCCCGCCCAACATGATGAGTTGGTCAGCCGCTCCAGCCATTTGCCGCACCTGGCCGCCGCCCAACTGGCCACCCTCGTGCTCGACCCGCGCAGCCCCAAAGAGCTGGCGCAACTGTGCGCGACGGGATTTCGGGACACCACCCGCATCGCCTCCGGTTCACCCGAGATGTGGCGGGACATCGTGTCTGCCAACCGCGAGGCGCTGGGGAAATCACTCCGGGCCTATGTGCGCGCCCTGGAAAACCTCGGCCGCTTGATTGAGCGTGGCGATAGTGCCGCCCTGGAAAAGTTCTTCAACACCGCCAAACAGCGCCGCGACGCCTGGTGCGAGCAATTGGCCTCCCGCTCGCAGGAATAG
- a CDS encoding phage regulatory CII family protein: MQSHELLREVIQQAGAKHVAAELGVSLSLVYKWTEASQADSGSGSANPLDRLEALLKCTNDPRLVQWLCERNNGFFVRNAPADGAPPENLIPATNEIVKEFADLLQVIATAAADNRITREESLSIRDRWEELKGVTETFVRCCEQGNFRPLKLPVPGAAPAVKQRGH; encoded by the coding sequence ATGCAGTCACACGAATTATTGCGGGAAGTGATCCAGCAGGCCGGGGCCAAGCACGTTGCGGCGGAGTTAGGGGTGTCGCTTTCACTGGTCTATAAGTGGACGGAGGCGTCGCAAGCGGATAGTGGCAGCGGATCGGCCAATCCGTTGGATCGTTTGGAAGCGCTGCTGAAATGCACGAACGACCCGCGGCTGGTGCAATGGTTGTGTGAACGGAACAACGGCTTCTTTGTGCGGAACGCCCCGGCGGATGGCGCGCCACCGGAGAATCTCATTCCAGCCACCAATGAAATTGTGAAGGAATTTGCCGATTTGCTCCAGGTGATTGCCACGGCGGCGGCGGATAATCGGATCACGCGGGAGGAATCCCTTTCCATTCGCGACCGCTGGGAAGAACTCAAGGGGGTGACGGAAACGTTTGTGCGCTGTTGTGAGCAGGGAAACTTCCGTCCGCTAAAGCTCCCGGTGCCGGGCGCCGCGCCTGCTGTCAAACAACGCGGTCACTGA